A stretch of DNA from Archangium lipolyticum:
TCCGCTCCGTACCAGGTCGCATTACAAGTGGCGATGGGGCCCCCCTGCGGCAAGCCAGAGATCGTCAACTCCTCCCACGGGCCCAGCGCGGCGCCATACGCGAACACCGGGCCACCCCCACCGTTCTCCGCTGACACCCAATGGCCCGTCGTCACCGTCTGCAGGCCGACGACGTCACCGTTCGTGATCACGCCGCTCCCGCTCTTCTTGACGATGCGGAACGTCTCCCAGCCGAGGCGATTCCAGCTGGCGGCGTTCAGCGTGGAGCCGCCGCCGTTCGCGGCCTGGAAATACTGACCGGTTCCCGCGCGGATGAAGATCGTGTCCCCACTCTCGAGGGCCCCGCCGTTGATGTCATCGAGCGTGAACTTCTCCCACTCCTGCGCGATCGTCGCCGTCGCGATGACCGCGCCGCCGCCATTGTTTTGAGCGCCAACATATCGACTGCCGAGCACCGTTTTGAAGCTCA
This window harbors:
- a CDS encoding septal ring lytic transglycosylase RlpA family protein, with the protein product MLHRKHSRLLLHAASAILFFMSGCDLASGSSDGQDETTETSSSALLTSGVSFKTVLGSRYVGAQNNGGGAVIATATIAQEWEKFTLDDINGGALESGDTIFIRAGTGQYFQAANGGGSTLNAASWNRLGWETFRIVKKSGSGVITNGDVVGLQTVTTGHWVSAENGGGGPVFAYGAALGPWEELTISGLPQGGPIATCNATWYGAEGEIPEGWPTASGEPFHRMALKAAHNSLPFGTQVKVTYQGRSVTVTINDRGGFGPPVCLDLTYGAFSTIANTDLGNIVVQYQIL